A single Lolium perenne isolate Kyuss_39 chromosome 6, Kyuss_2.0, whole genome shotgun sequence DNA region contains:
- the LOC139829983 gene encoding butanoate--CoA ligase AAE1-like produces MEGAVLCAANHAPLTPISFLERSALVYPDRPAVVSAAGDAPPRTWRETRDRCLRLAAALAGLGVQRRDVVAVFAQNIPAMCELHFAVPMTGAVLCALNSRLDAAMASVLLLHSEAKVIFVDAALLGVAQEALRLVSAAGARAPVAVLITELLDDDADSSPPPQSHPRTCTYNT; encoded by the exons ATGGAGGGCGCCGTGCTCTGCGCCGCCAACCACGCGCCCCTCACGCCCATCTCCTTCCTCGAGCGGTCCGCGCTCGTGTACCCCGACCGCCCCGCCGTCGTGTCCGCCGCCGGCGACGCGCCGCCCCGGACGTGGAGGGAGACCCGGGACCGCTGCCTCCGCctcgccgccgccctcgccggcCTCGGCGTCCAGCGCCGCGACGTG GTGGCCGTGTTCGCCCAGAACATCCCGGCGATGTGCGAGCTGCACTTCGCGGTGCCGATGACCGGCGCCGTCCTCTGCGCGCTCAACTCGCGCCTGGACGCCGCCATGGCGTCCGTCCTGCTGCTGCACTCGGAGGCCAAGGTCATCTTCGTCGACGCCGCGCTGCTCGGCGTCGcgcaggaagccctccgcctcgtGTCCGCTGCCGGCGCCAGGGCCCCCGTGGCCGTCCTCATCACGGAGCTCCTGGACGACGACGCCGACTCGTCACCACCGCCACAATCTCATCCCCGGACTTGTACATACAACACATGA